The proteins below are encoded in one region of Helianthus annuus cultivar XRQ/B chromosome 2, HanXRQr2.0-SUNRISE, whole genome shotgun sequence:
- the LOC110893214 gene encoding zinc finger MYM-type protein 1-like yields the protein MEEHLKLMEESDSDDEKAKKKKKKAKKPVSSDDEEVPVIKRKVKEIPAFKVDVEADAQKIPPTYVLHFCRAVCDCTLPQPKTFGAKEFMGKTKTIHSFFKRKDDEQESKRQKTSTSEPEEHEAPPPPQSNTIPNEAPPPQSNSNEAPQPQSDTNEVDVNLIERDPGKRKPMWEHPVNLREQVRRAYLSFGPYQIELAEYKVNGTKKQARRFRYPWFKLYPNWLEYSPTTHSAYCFLYYLFCDKPNMSHGHDTFTVKGFENWNKVCGKQCAFMKHIKTSNHRDALLFSQNLLNQEAHVDNSISKPNKEIIMKNRLRLKTIVDVVRWLTYQACALRGHDESASSKNRGNFLELLTLLASYNDEVSKVILENAPYNAKYTSGDIQKEILSIIANKIRKHIRSEVGDSAFCVMVDESRDELKKEQMAIVVRFIDEEGMIQERFLDLVHVRDTLSATLKTSLWKQLLHYQFDVSKIRGQGYDGASNMRGKWNGLQALVLEECPYAYYVHCFAHRLQLALVCASREVIPVHQFFTYLVDIVNVVCASSKRHDELQKAKASEVEKLLELGEINSGKGQNQLGTLRRAGDTRWGSHYNSVCSLIKMFDATRVVLAGIIDDVAHTTFAQRGDAEGAWRNMQSFEFVFILHLIEKVMRKTEILSQALQSKSQDILNAMELVSATKITLNNYRNDG from the exons CCGACATATGTTCTGCACTTCTGCCGTGCCGTCTGCGATTGTACTCTGCCACAGCCAAAGACTTTTGGGGCCAAG GAATTCATGGGAAAGACGAAAACTATTCATTCTTTTTTCAAAAGAAAGGATGACGAACAAGAGAGTAAACGTCAAAAAACTTCAACTAGTGAGCCTGAAGAGCATGaagcgccaccaccaccacaatcaAACACAATTCCAAACGAAGCTCCACCACCACAATCAAACTCAAATGAAGCTCCACAACCACAATCCGACACTAATGAAGTGGATGTTAATCTTATAGAAAGAGATCCCGGTAAACGAAAACCAATGTGGGAACATCCGGTTAATTTAAGAGAACAAGTAAGGCGTGCTTATCTTTCTTTTGGACCTTACCAAATAGAACTTGCAGAATATAAAGTTAATGGTACAAAGAAGCAAGCTCGTAGGTTCCGATATCCTTGGTTCAAACTTTACCCTAATTGGTTAGAGTATTCTCCAACAACACATTCGGCTTATTGCTTTCTATATTATCTTTTTTGTGACAAACCAAATATGAGCCATGGTCATGATACATTTACAGTTAAAGGGTTTGAGAATTGGAATAAAGTTTGTGGGAAACAATGTGCATTCATGAAGCACATTAAAACTTCAAATCATAGAGACGCCCTTTTATTCAGTCAAAACTTATTGAACCAAGAAGCACACGTTGATAATTCCATATCGAAGCCAAATAAGGAGATAATTATGAAGAACCGTTTACGATTAAAGACTATTGTTGATGTAGTTCGTTGGTTGACATACCAAGCCTGTGCTTTACGAGGACATGATGAATCTGCTAGTTCTAAAAATCGAGGTAATTTTCTGGAATTGCTAACGCTTCTTGCTTCTTATAATGATGAAGTTTCAAAGGTTATACTAGAGAATGCTCCTTATAATGCAAAGTATACTTCTGGAGATATTCAAAAAGAAATTCTTAGTATTATTGCAAATAAAATTCGAAAGCATATTCGTAGTGAAGTGGGGGATTCGGCCTTTTGTGTCATGGTTGATGAGTCACGAGATGAGTTAAAGAAAGAGCAAATGGCCATAGTTGTGAGATTTATTGATGAAGAAGGGATGATACAAGAAAGGTTCTTGGATTTGGTTCATGTTAGGGATACTTTATCAGCAACCCTAAAAACAAGTTTGTGGAAACAACTTTTGCATTATCAATTTGATGTTAGTAAAATTCGTGGGCAAGGTTATGACGGTGCTAGCAATATGAGAGGGAAATGGAACGGATTACAAGCACTTGTTCTTGAAGAATGTCCTTACGCGTATTACGTTCATTGCTTTGCTCACAG GTTACAACTTGCCTTGGTTTGTGCTTCAAGGGAAGTTATTCCAGTACACCAATTCTTTACATACTTAGTTGACATAGTTAATGTGGTTTGTGCTTCTAGTAAGCGGCATGATGAATTACAAAAGGCAAAGGCAAGCGAGGTTGAAAAGTTATTGGAACTGGGTGAAATCAATTCGGGGAAAGGACAGAATCAACTTGGGACATTAAGAAGAGCTGGTGATACTCGTTGGGGGTCTCACTATAACTCCGTTTGTAGTTTGATTAAGATGTTTGATGCCACTCGTGTTGTTCTCGCAGGAATAATCGATGACGTAGCTCATACTACTTTTGCTCAACGTGGAGATGCTGAAGGAGCTTGGCGTAACATGCAATCATTTGAATTTGTCTTTATTCTTCACTTGATAGAGAAAGTAATGAGAAAAACCGAAATACTTTCTCAAGCATTACAAAGTAAATCCCAAGATATTCTGAATGCCATGGAATTAGTCTCGGCAACAAAGATAACTCTAAATAATTACAGAAACGATGGATGA